From the genome of Ornithobacterium rhinotracheale, one region includes:
- a CDS encoding sigma-54 dependent transcriptional regulator, translated as MRKIDARIAIVDDDKSILYAAKLWLKQFFSEIILIDEPKEILPTLNENEIEVVLLDMNFRKGYENGKEGMYWLKEILATNPNIAVILMTAYGEVSLAVGALKNGATDFILKPWNNEKLFASVKMAVEMVRKNKKIERLEKSQKNTISDYFLSTKSPRMQATMNALDKVAPTDANVLITGENGTGKYVMAEYIHKNSSRSEQPFVHIDLGSLSEGLFESELFGYAKGAFTDAKEHSMGKIEAAQGGTVFLDEIGNLPMHLQTKLLSVIQNRAVVRVGENKVRPLDIRFVFATNENLVQKIQEKAFREDLFYRINTVEIGIPPLRERLEDLEDLSHYFLEKFSKKYHRVGLKINDEQWREMRNYPWRGNIRELAHGMERAVIMSDAGDLSLNLNTKESAMPTDDLNLEKMEKTLIQKAMQKSEGNISRAAAELGISRAALYRKLEKM; from the coding sequence ATGCGAAAAATCGATGCCCGAATCGCCATTGTCGACGATGATAAAAGTATTTTATACGCTGCCAAATTATGGCTAAAACAATTTTTTTCTGAAATCATTTTAATCGACGAGCCTAAGGAAATTTTGCCCACGCTAAACGAAAACGAAATCGAAGTGGTTTTACTCGATATGAATTTTAGAAAAGGCTATGAAAATGGCAAAGAAGGCATGTATTGGCTCAAAGAAATTTTAGCCACCAATCCCAATATTGCTGTGATTTTGATGACTGCTTATGGCGAAGTTTCGCTCGCTGTGGGAGCTTTAAAAAATGGCGCAACAGATTTTATTTTAAAACCATGGAACAACGAAAAATTGTTTGCCTCGGTAAAAATGGCGGTGGAAATGGTGCGCAAAAACAAGAAAATAGAACGCCTTGAAAAATCACAAAAAAATACCATTTCAGATTATTTTTTAAGCACAAAATCGCCCCGAATGCAAGCCACGATGAATGCGCTCGATAAAGTAGCTCCCACCGATGCCAATGTGTTGATTACGGGCGAAAATGGAACAGGAAAATATGTGATGGCGGAATACATTCATAAAAATTCAAGCAGGAGCGAGCAGCCCTTTGTGCATATCGATTTGGGGAGCTTGTCTGAAGGCTTGTTCGAATCCGAATTGTTTGGCTATGCCAAAGGAGCCTTTACCGATGCCAAAGAACACAGCATGGGAAAAATCGAAGCGGCACAGGGCGGAACGGTTTTTCTTGATGAAATCGGTAATTTGCCCATGCACTTGCAAACCAAGTTGCTCAGCGTGATACAGAATAGGGCAGTGGTGCGCGTGGGCGAAAACAAAGTGCGCCCGCTCGACATTCGGTTTGTGTTTGCCACAAACGAAAATTTAGTCCAAAAAATACAAGAAAAAGCCTTTCGGGAAGATTTATTTTACCGAATCAATACTGTGGAAATTGGTATTCCGCCTTTGCGTGAGAGGCTGGAAGATTTAGAAGATTTAAGCCATTATTTCTTGGAGAAATTTAGCAAAAAATATCACCGTGTGGGCTTAAAAATAAACGATGAACAATGGCGCGAAATGCGAAATTATCCTTGGCGTGGCAACATTAGAGAACTGGCTCATGGTATGGAACGAGCTGTGATTATGAGCGATGCGGGCGATTTGTCTTTAAACCTAAACACCAAAGAATCCGCTATGCCTACCGACGATTTGAATTTAGAAAAAATGGAAAAAACTTTAATCCAAAAAGCCATGCAAAAAAGCGAAGGCAATATTTCTCGTGCTGCGGCAGAGCTCGGCATTTCTCGCGCGGCACTCTATCGAAAATTAGAAAAAATGTAA
- a CDS encoding DUF6119 family protein, with translation MNVPEANFDLKVFKINRNYYELKNMDFFEMIEVMKKNHLNSLRSRFKGINIKILDPKLTYEEDDIFKYYLYCFRQPKEKYYWKIFLPETLTENHNFEIVEFSFVLFIGYKDELYCVISGSGMNVIKKYIHSTFGIEIYRRLAKPEEDLITEIERRSISNNISTKKEVFSYNQNILSTLEYSDVITKMKIKVRDELRLNEFKKYNLNQNLSLLEVGSYFNLRKKMSFEMLKSLIVDLHTIYKRRTPQRLTLFSKIDDEDLIYDLDKCLINMLVDHVKMEDDKENNNIINNVVELVHPSKLEKFYECNHFILRFKKAKHFKDKIVKSRDELFSEAIKHIYESLNDVTDDDEIKQKIFNLQIRGKLQSKEGKDATFAYFLNHINTEIDFENKKYFRIDNQWYYIENEFLEKMNEDAQKYYNKYKLSCNFMHKWDGSLNEGLYNESYHGIKGFYVLDKVIGDNIELCDILHISESRDVYFIHIKDGFDAKMRDLYNQIVLSAKRLFNDLKSDGGNGYLKKVIENYNKKNTSNKIKIEDLRKLLSDYTKINFVMGFRSKQRNKLCPIEKIKKSQSNIAKYSIVQVVKEITQLDYNVKLIDLSELE, from the coding sequence ATGAATGTTCCAGAAGCAAATTTTGACTTAAAAGTTTTTAAGATTAATAGGAATTATTATGAATTAAAAAATATGGATTTTTTTGAAATGATTGAGGTAATGAAAAAAAATCATTTGAATTCTTTACGTTCTCGCTTCAAAGGGATTAATATTAAAATTCTAGACCCAAAATTAACATATGAAGAAGATGATATTTTCAAATATTATTTATATTGTTTCAGACAGCCAAAAGAAAAATATTATTGGAAAATTTTCTTACCTGAAACTTTAACAGAAAATCATAATTTTGAAATAGTAGAATTTTCTTTTGTGTTATTTATAGGGTACAAGGATGAATTATATTGCGTAATTAGTGGTAGTGGAATGAATGTTATAAAAAAATATATTCATTCAACTTTTGGTATAGAAATTTATAGAAGATTAGCTAAACCTGAAGAAGATTTAATTACTGAAATAGAAAGAAGGAGCATTTCTAATAATATTTCCACTAAAAAAGAAGTGTTCAGTTATAATCAAAATATTTTATCTACGCTAGAATACTCAGATGTTATAACAAAGATGAAAATTAAAGTTAGGGATGAATTGAGATTAAATGAATTTAAAAAATATAATTTGAATCAAAATTTATCATTGTTGGAGGTTGGTTCGTACTTTAATCTCAGAAAAAAAATGAGTTTTGAAATGCTTAAATCTTTAATAGTTGATTTGCATACTATATATAAGAGAAGAACTCCTCAAAGACTTACATTATTCTCTAAAATAGATGATGAAGATTTGATATACGATCTTGATAAATGTTTGATTAATATGTTGGTTGATCATGTTAAAATGGAAGATGATAAGGAGAACAATAACATTATTAATAATGTTGTAGAGTTAGTTCATCCTAGTAAGTTAGAAAAATTTTATGAATGTAATCATTTCATACTTAGGTTTAAAAAAGCAAAACATTTTAAAGATAAAATTGTAAAATCTCGTGATGAATTATTTTCTGAGGCAATTAAGCACATATATGAAAGTTTAAATGATGTAACTGATGATGATGAAATAAAACAAAAAATATTTAACTTACAGATAAGAGGTAAGCTTCAAAGTAAAGAAGGTAAAGATGCAACATTCGCATATTTCCTTAATCACATTAATACAGAGATTGATTTTGAAAATAAAAAATATTTTAGAATAGATAATCAATGGTATTATATAGAAAATGAATTTTTAGAAAAAATGAATGAAGATGCGCAAAAGTACTACAATAAGTATAAACTGAGTTGTAATTTTATGCATAAATGGGATGGAAGTTTAAACGAAGGTTTATATAACGAGAGTTATCATGGTATAAAAGGTTTTTATGTGCTAGATAAAGTTATTGGAGATAACATTGAGCTATGTGATATTTTACACATATCAGAATCAAGAGATGTATATTTTATTCATATTAAAGATGGTTTTGACGCTAAAATGAGAGATTTATATAATCAAATTGTTTTATCTGCTAAGAGATTGTTTAATGATTTAAAAAGTGATGGCGGTAATGGATATTTGAAAAAAGTAATTGAAAACTATAATAAGAAAAATACATCAAATAAAATAAAAATAGAAGATTTAAGAAAATTATTATCTGATTACACAAAAATAAATTTTGTTATGGGATTTAGGAGTAAGCAAAGAAATAAATTATGTCCTATTGAAAAAATTAAAAAGTCTCAATCAAATATTGCTAAGTACTCCATTGTTCAGGTAGTTAAAGAAATTACACAATTAGATTATAATGTAAAACTGATAGATTTGTCAGAATTAGAATAA
- a CDS encoding efflux RND transporter periplasmic adaptor subunit, translated as MDTKIQKKRGFKKYIWIGLGVVLLGMAAYFLLQQQTESLNIDRNRVKIAEVQKGEFEDILLLNSTTESRNSTLVNVLEGGVVQEIYVEDGAMVEMNQALAKIYNPNTELSQMNQETQMLQQINQMQNTILNLKNQSFEQEKERLQSNNDYRRAQQEYETQKRLYEAEIGRKNDFLMAKQNFEYQQKRKQVLEQSIKSEQNARNQQIAATQTAMAQMQKSLQLLEENKQNFIIKSPAKGRLSSFTLTRGQNLVSGENIGKVDLLDGYKLVAKVDEFYNNRLRTGIAGTLTTNGKEYAVFVSKILPEVKDRQFEVVLDFSQDTPPNLRIGISFGIKLQLSDSVESILLSKGDFHLDTQGDWVFVVNGNTAERRNIKLGKENNRFYEVIEGLQPGEQVIITNYKDLKNYNTIHLKN; from the coding sequence ATGGATACGAAAATTCAGAAAAAAAGAGGTTTTAAAAAATATATTTGGATAGGTTTGGGAGTCGTTCTGCTCGGCATGGCGGCTTATTTCTTATTGCAACAACAAACGGAAAGTTTAAACATCGATCGCAATCGTGTAAAAATTGCCGAAGTGCAAAAAGGTGAATTTGAAGATATTTTGCTGCTCAACTCCACTACGGAATCTCGCAATTCTACGCTCGTGAATGTGCTGGAAGGCGGCGTGGTGCAAGAAATTTATGTGGAAGATGGTGCCATGGTGGAGATGAATCAGGCTTTGGCTAAAATCTACAATCCCAACACGGAATTAAGCCAAATGAACCAAGAAACGCAAATGTTGCAACAGATTAATCAAATGCAAAACACGATTTTAAATCTTAAAAATCAATCGTTTGAACAAGAAAAAGAGCGACTGCAAAGCAACAACGATTATCGCCGTGCGCAACAAGAATACGAAACACAAAAAAGATTATACGAAGCCGAAATTGGTAGAAAAAATGATTTTTTGATGGCTAAACAAAATTTTGAATACCAACAAAAACGCAAACAGGTTTTGGAGCAAAGCATCAAAAGCGAACAAAATGCGAGAAATCAGCAAATTGCAGCAACTCAAACGGCGATGGCACAAATGCAAAAAAGCCTACAGTTGCTCGAAGAAAACAAGCAGAATTTCATTATAAAATCGCCTGCCAAAGGTAGACTATCCTCTTTTACACTCACGCGCGGACAAAATTTGGTGAGTGGCGAAAACATCGGAAAAGTGGATTTGCTCGACGGCTACAAGTTGGTCGCCAAAGTGGACGAATTTTACAACAACCGTTTGCGCACGGGTATCGCTGGAACTTTGACCACTAACGGAAAAGAATACGCTGTGTTTGTGAGCAAAATTTTGCCCGAAGTCAAAGACCGACAATTTGAAGTGGTGTTGGATTTTTCGCAAGACACACCGCCCAATCTACGCATTGGGATAAGTTTTGGCATTAAACTTCAATTGTCTGACTCAGTGGAAAGTATTCTGCTATCTAAGGGCGATTTCCATCTCGATACGCAAGGCGATTGGGTGTTTGTGGTAAACGGCAACACGGCAGAACGACGAAACATTAAACTAGGAAAAGAAAATAATCGTTTTTATGAAGTAATCGAGGGACTACAACCTGGCGAACAGGTAATTATCACAAATTATAAAGATTTAAAAAATTACAATACCATTCATTTAAAAAATTAA
- a CDS encoding ABC transporter ATP-binding protein: MIQVQNLSKIYTTTEVQTAALNEVNLDIKKGEFVAIMGPSGCGKSTLLNVLGLLDTPTSGSYIFNEQETTKMNKSQKNDIRKKNLGFIFQNFNLIDELSVKENIELPLIYNHVPSRERKAKVTKIMEQIGIAHRANHLPQQLSGGQQQRVAVARALVNNPKLILADEPTGNLDSTHGADVMGLLAKLHIEGATIVMVTHSMHDARYASRVVQMKDGKIFNDEKVNAYLDSFEQAALENLSL; encoded by the coding sequence ATGATACAAGTACAAAATTTAAGCAAAATCTACACCACTACAGAAGTGCAAACTGCGGCACTCAACGAAGTGAATTTAGACATCAAAAAAGGCGAATTTGTTGCCATTATGGGACCTTCGGGTTGCGGAAAATCTACTTTATTAAATGTTTTGGGCTTGCTCGACACGCCTACCAGTGGCAGCTATATTTTCAATGAACAAGAAACCACAAAAATGAACAAAAGCCAGAAAAATGATATCCGAAAAAAGAATTTAGGCTTTATTTTCCAAAACTTTAATTTGATTGATGAGCTCAGCGTGAAAGAAAATATTGAACTCCCGTTGATTTACAATCATGTACCAAGCCGAGAACGCAAAGCCAAAGTAACCAAAATTATGGAACAAATCGGGATTGCTCACCGCGCCAATCACTTGCCACAGCAACTCTCGGGCGGGCAACAGCAGCGTGTTGCCGTAGCGCGTGCTTTGGTAAATAATCCAAAATTGATTTTAGCCGATGAGCCTACGGGAAATCTCGACAGTACACACGGAGCCGATGTCATGGGGCTACTTGCCAAATTACATATAGAAGGTGCTACCATTGTGATGGTTACGCACTCTATGCACGATGCACGCTACGCCTCTCGTGTGGTGCAAATGAAGGACGGAAAGATTTTTAACGATGAAAAAGTAAACGCTTATCTCGACTCGTTTGAGCAAGCAGCTTTAGAAAATCTTTCGCTATAA
- a CDS encoding ABC transporter permease has product MLRNWLKIAFRNYKKNALTTFINVFGLTVGLVGFLLIIFYWNHENSFEEWNPERENVYQIEIQQNKNDIWAITSYPLMLESNAKIPEIGDFALIQAIDNFNLYYGDKKAMNVNSTSVSNDFFKLFPYKIIAGSTQNGVEKDKIFLEKKVAQQLFGDDYANAIGKEIKLFNQFPAIVAAVYELPEGNTEYAYNAISYSTQLDRDKERWGNFNYKGFFKIKPGSNIKNIEKQMTDILFTNMIEKEAQKEGITTEQVLEALGAEKQDIAVYLTRLDKAHLDSKGKIFGTKDNINLKKNLQILIGLCILILVLSAINFINLKTAQASQRAKEVGVRKALGSSRLLLISQFVFETFILCLISLLLAIAITEYLLPIYAQFLGKEIQLDYVKTLAYAFAIIIGMSLLAGIIPAIYLANFKPINTLKGNFSRSKNGIWLRNGILVLQLVISGFFIINSLLVNQQVNYLMNKDLGFQGDQIVMIDFKDFSQNNALRYQTTKAELLKIKGVEDVTFSRQRPGKPTRGISSVEYNFKNQEKSINAEQGAVDYNFFKFYDIKFVAGKDFNPQIASDTASGLIVNQAFVREMELNDKDAIGKKIDGYGIEHKIIGVVEDYHFHNATEEIKPIFHNYYNRTWMRNDMPYLAVKINQNDVAGTLKKIENFWSQIDPENDFSYTFLNEDYAETFTKIEQQRTLFSILNFMVLLISLLGLFGLSALLVEQKMKNIAIRKTLGASDKTLVWELTRPFIIISLLASFISIPLSYWFITKWLQDYAYRISIGVLPFLVGVFSLLILALVVTGIKAYRATQRDLVKYLKYE; this is encoded by the coding sequence ATGTTACGCAATTGGCTAAAAATCGCTTTTAGAAATTATAAGAAAAATGCTCTTACTACCTTTATCAATGTGTTTGGGCTTACGGTGGGATTGGTGGGTTTTCTGCTCATCATTTTTTACTGGAATCACGAAAATTCTTTTGAAGAATGGAACCCTGAGCGAGAAAATGTTTACCAAATAGAAATTCAACAAAACAAAAATGATATTTGGGCGATTACATCGTATCCTTTGATGCTTGAAAGCAACGCTAAAATCCCTGAAATTGGAGATTTTGCATTAATTCAGGCGATTGACAACTTTAATCTTTATTATGGAGATAAAAAGGCTATGAATGTAAATTCTACTTCTGTTTCCAACGATTTTTTCAAACTATTTCCATACAAAATCATTGCAGGGAGCACGCAGAATGGTGTAGAAAAAGACAAGATTTTTTTAGAAAAAAAGGTCGCACAACAACTTTTTGGAGACGATTACGCCAATGCCATAGGCAAAGAAATTAAACTTTTCAATCAATTTCCAGCCATCGTTGCCGCCGTATATGAATTGCCCGAAGGCAATACAGAATATGCTTACAATGCTATTTCCTATTCAACTCAATTAGATAGGGATAAAGAACGCTGGGGAAATTTCAATTACAAAGGTTTTTTTAAAATAAAACCAGGTAGCAATATCAAAAACATTGAAAAACAAATGACTGATATTTTGTTTACCAATATGATTGAAAAAGAAGCCCAAAAAGAAGGGATTACAACCGAGCAAGTTTTGGAAGCTTTAGGCGCTGAAAAACAAGATATCGCTGTGTACTTAACCCGACTAGACAAAGCTCATTTAGACTCAAAAGGAAAAATTTTTGGAACGAAAGACAACATCAACCTAAAAAAGAATTTGCAAATACTCATTGGTCTTTGCATTCTGATTTTGGTGCTTAGTGCCATCAATTTTATCAATCTAAAAACAGCACAAGCCTCACAACGCGCCAAAGAAGTGGGTGTGCGCAAGGCATTGGGCAGCAGTCGTTTGCTTTTGATTTCGCAATTTGTATTTGAAACTTTTATTTTGTGTTTGATTTCGCTCTTGCTCGCCATTGCCATTACTGAATATTTACTCCCGATTTATGCCCAATTTTTAGGCAAAGAGATTCAGCTGGATTATGTAAAAACTTTGGCTTATGCTTTTGCTATCATCATCGGAATGAGCCTTTTGGCGGGAATCATTCCTGCCATTTATTTGGCTAATTTTAAACCTATTAATACTTTGAAAGGCAATTTCAGCCGTAGCAAAAATGGAATTTGGCTACGCAATGGGATTTTGGTGCTACAATTGGTAATTTCGGGCTTTTTCATCATCAATAGTTTGCTCGTAAACCAACAGGTGAATTATTTAATGAACAAAGATTTAGGCTTTCAAGGCGACCAGATTGTGATGATTGATTTTAAAGATTTCAGCCAGAATAATGCGCTCCGCTACCAAACGACCAAAGCGGAATTGCTCAAAATTAAAGGCGTAGAAGATGTTACCTTTTCAAGGCAAAGACCCGGCAAGCCTACCAGAGGAATTTCATCGGTTGAATATAATTTTAAAAATCAAGAAAAAAGCATAAATGCCGAACAAGGCGCCGTCGATTATAATTTTTTTAAATTCTATGATATCAAATTTGTAGCAGGCAAAGACTTCAATCCACAAATAGCTTCAGACACTGCCTCGGGCTTAATTGTAAACCAAGCCTTTGTGCGAGAAATGGAACTAAACGACAAAGATGCTATTGGAAAGAAAATTGATGGTTACGGAATAGAACATAAAATCATCGGTGTGGTAGAAGACTATCATTTCCATAACGCCACAGAAGAGATTAAACCTATTTTCCATAATTATTACAACAGAACTTGGATGAGAAATGATATGCCTTATTTGGCTGTGAAAATCAATCAAAATGATGTGGCTGGCACCTTGAAAAAAATTGAAAACTTTTGGAGCCAAATTGATCCAGAAAACGATTTTAGCTATACTTTTTTAAACGAAGATTACGCTGAAACCTTCACCAAAATTGAGCAGCAACGCACCTTGTTTTCAATCTTAAATTTTATGGTATTGCTCATTTCATTGCTTGGATTGTTTGGGCTTTCAGCACTCTTGGTGGAGCAAAAAATGAAAAATATCGCCATTCGCAAAACACTCGGTGCCAGCGACAAAACCTTGGTTTGGGAGCTTACACGCCCGTTTATCATCATCAGTTTGTTGGCTTCATTCATTTCCATTCCATTGAGCTATTGGTTCATTACCAAATGGTTGCAAGATTATGCCTACCGCATCAGTATTGGCGTGTTGCCGTTCTTAGTGGGCGTATTTTCGCTACTCATTTTAGCCTTGGTCGTTACGGGCATCAAAGCCTATCGTGCCACACAACGAGATTTGGTGAAATACTTAAAATACGAATAA
- a CDS encoding TolC family protein — MKHTIIVFLVFMSVQGWAQQTLSLEESLALALKNNPEIRKISLATEKQNAERLAAWGQLLPRANVGANRAYSFGSTIDPQTNTREALNVSQDRFYFSAQMNLFSWENLMQLKLTQLQKNSFRYFLQATEQRIAMQVVQHFYSYLLAKKWEEILTPQIQEMEKQVQQTQQAVEIGTRPQSDVYDIEANKGNLSNQLLQAQNAKNIAKNNLLLAMGMLQDSVEFAEKNDNLIDFLDLEKIDNLSILANNPEARKAEEEQKIAKQILKKVQALRLPRLSAQYQWGTFYSKILDSDSPTQDFKEQWKDHSNQYLSLGIEIPIFNQFLVKSETQKAKIEQLQADVRNDAITLKINHQLNEIKNNYHTAWNSYELLKTNHENQRLAFERSEDKFKEGLIDAYTLFIIKNNWLQANYQLYRAKIELQMQQKLWQLMTQSH, encoded by the coding sequence ATGAAACATACAATCATAGTTTTTTTGGTTTTTATGAGCGTTCAGGGCTGGGCGCAGCAGACATTAAGTCTGGAAGAAAGCCTTGCCCTTGCGCTTAAAAACAATCCAGAAATTAGAAAAATAAGCCTTGCCACTGAAAAGCAAAATGCCGAACGCCTTGCTGCTTGGGGACAACTTCTCCCTAGAGCTAATGTGGGTGCCAACCGAGCCTATAGTTTTGGCTCGACCATAGACCCACAAACCAATACGCGAGAAGCACTCAATGTTTCCCAAGACCGATTTTATTTTTCGGCACAGATGAATCTTTTCTCGTGGGAAAATTTAATGCAACTGAAACTTACGCAATTGCAAAAAAACAGTTTTCGGTATTTTTTGCAAGCCACCGAGCAGCGTATCGCTATGCAAGTGGTGCAACATTTTTACAGTTATCTTTTGGCTAAAAAATGGGAAGAAATTTTAACGCCACAAATTCAAGAAATGGAAAAGCAAGTGCAGCAAACCCAGCAGGCGGTGGAAATCGGCACGCGACCACAGAGCGATGTGTATGACATCGAAGCCAATAAGGGCAACTTGAGCAATCAACTGCTACAAGCGCAAAATGCTAAAAATATTGCCAAAAATAATTTGCTTTTAGCTATGGGCATGCTCCAAGACAGCGTAGAATTTGCCGAAAAAAATGACAATTTGATTGATTTTTTGGATTTAGAAAAAATCGATAACTTAAGCATTTTGGCAAACAATCCCGAAGCGCGCAAAGCAGAAGAGGAACAAAAAATTGCAAAACAAATTTTGAAAAAAGTGCAAGCCTTACGCCTGCCAAGACTCTCTGCTCAATATCAATGGGGCACTTTTTATAGCAAGATTTTGGATTCGGATTCGCCTACGCAAGATTTTAAAGAGCAATGGAAAGATCACTCCAATCAATATCTTTCGTTGGGGATAGAAATTCCGATTTTCAACCAATTTTTGGTGAAATCTGAAACTCAAAAAGCCAAGATTGAGCAACTCCAAGCCGATGTACGAAACGATGCTATCACTTTAAAAATCAATCATCAGCTCAATGAAATTAAAAACAATTACCACACCGCTTGGAATAGCTACGAATTACTGAAAACTAATCACGAAAACCAGCGTTTGGCGTTTGAGCGTTCCGAAGATAAATTCAAAGAAGGCTTGATTGATGCTTATACTTTATTCATCATCAAAAACAATTGGCTACAAGCCAATTATCAATTATACCGCGCCAAAATCGAACTGCAAATGCAGCAAAAACTTTGGCAGCTGATGACACAAAGTCATTAG
- a CDS encoding HU family DNA-binding protein codes for MKYKLVQKGKPGDSSAPKKWYANPVKSGVVNQKSLSKEIAGRSSLTSGDVSNVMQNLMELLPTKLMEGNSVQLGDFGTFRISFSSEGVENEKSFTVDKIKGLKIIFTPSTDFKKELSVMKFEQEK; via the coding sequence ATGAAATACAAATTAGTACAAAAAGGAAAACCAGGAGATAGCAGTGCACCTAAAAAATGGTATGCCAATCCTGTGAAATCGGGAGTTGTGAATCAAAAAAGCCTGTCAAAAGAAATTGCCGGTCGTTCTTCGCTTACCTCGGGAGACGTGAGTAATGTGATGCAGAATTTAATGGAGCTATTGCCTACTAAGCTGATGGAAGGAAATAGTGTTCAGTTAGGAGATTTTGGGACATTCAGAATTTCTTTTTCTAGTGAAGGGGTAGAAAACGAAAAAAGCTTTACGGTAGATAAAATTAAGGGGCTTAAAATTATTTTTACACCAAGTACAGATTTCAAGAAAGAGCTGAGTGTAATGAAATTTGAACAAGAAAAATAA